The sequence GGGGAGCCGGTTTTCGACCGCCTCGATGCCGAGCTGGCCCACGCCCTGATGAGCATCAACGCGGTCAAGGGGGTGGAGATCGGCGCCGGTTTCAAGTGTGTCGATGCCCGCGGCACCGAGTTCCGCGACGAGATGACCCCGGAAGGCTTTCTGAGCAACCACGCCGGCGGCATCCTTGGCGGTATCTCCAGCGGTCAGGACATCGTCGCTCACATCGCCCTCAAACCCACCTCCAGCCTGCCGATTCCAGGGCGCGGCATCGACGTTCACGGCCGGCCGGTGGAAGTGGTCACCAAGGGGCGGCACGATCCCTGTGTCGGCATCCGCGCCGTTCCCATCGCCGAGGCCATGACGGCCATCGTGCTGATGGACCATTATTTGCGCCACCGGGCCCAGAATCTCGACGTGACCCCGCCGCTGGCGCCGATTCCGGGAGCGGCCGACTGATTTCCCGTCCGAAGATGCGGCTGCCGGGTATGCCCCGGAACCCGTATCCGTCAGCCACCGGCGCATGAGGTCCGTCTGGTGCGAAAGGATTCCAGGAGCGCTGCGGTTCCCTATGCCCGGCTGGCGGCGTTCTACTTCTTCTATTTCGCCTCCCTGGGGGCGCTTCTGCCCTACTGGAGCCTGTATCTGCGCGATCTGGGCCTGAAGCCGCTGCAGATCGGTACGGTCATGGCGTTGCTGTCGGCTACCAAGGTCGCCGCCCCCAATTTTCTGGGTTGGATCGCCGACCATACCGGGCGGCGGATTCCCTGGGTGCGGGTGGCCTGTCTGCTGGCGGCGACGTTCTTCCTGCCGTTCCTGTATCTGCGCGACTATCCGAAGTTGCTGGCGGCGACGCTGGCCTTCGGCTTTTGCTGGAGTGCGGCGTTGTCCCAGTTCGAGGCGGTGACCTTGGCGCATCTGCACGACCGCATCGACCGCTATCCGTGGGTACGGTTGTGGGGGTCGGTGGGGTTCATCGTCGCTGTCCTGGCGCTGGGGATGGTGCTGGACCGCTACGGCACCGGGCTGCTGCCCCGGGTGGTGGCGGGGATTCTGGGACTGATCTGGCTCAGCACCCAGGTGGTGCCGGAACCGCCGCCCCCGCTCCAGGCCCACCACGAGCCCTGGGGGCGGTTGCTGTGGCGCCTTAAGGTGCTGGCGTTTCTGGTGGTGATCTTCCTGGTCCAGGTCGCCCACGGTCCCTATTACGTCTTTTATTCCCTCCATCTTCAGGCCCACGGCTATTCGGGCGCCCTGATCGGTGGGCTGTGGACCCTGG comes from Methylomarinovum tepidoasis and encodes:
- a CDS encoding MFS transporter → MRKDSRSAAVPYARLAAFYFFYFASLGALLPYWSLYLRDLGLKPLQIGTVMALLSATKVAAPNFLGWIADHTGRRIPWVRVACLLAATFFLPFLYLRDYPKLLAATLAFGFCWSAALSQFEAVTLAHLHDRIDRYPWVRLWGSVGFIVAVLALGMVLDRYGTGLLPRVVAGILGLIWLSTQVVPEPPPPLQAHHEPWGRLLWRLKVLAFLVVIFLVQVAHGPYYVFYSLHLQAHGYSGALIGGLWTLGVVAEIALFLIFPWLLRWLPLRGLWLASIALGALRWHLIGHYPQDLVVLAVAQTLHAATFAVNHAVAMQLLRRFFGPRHQGKGQALYSSLSFGLGSMTGSYLAGLYWQSWGAAWVFDAAAGVSLLACLIALPVRTR